The following coding sequences are from one bacterium SCSIO 12741 window:
- a CDS encoding response regulator transcription factor — protein sequence MTATKLFRTLIVDDEPDAVEVLESMIQEVSHELEIVGRAHSIKEAEALLRTLEVDLVFLDIQMPGGTGFDLLKRVQDLHFHTVFVSAYANHAIDAIKFHALAYILKPVAAEDLKEALQRVKDEALNQMIVKYDALLQNLEQSPTRKIAIPTGKGYRYFEANDIIRVEASKNYSNVFTTDSETPILVSKNLKQFENFLSNYGFLRIHHGHLINPFHVKEYVRQEGGSVQLSDGLTVYIGQSYRQQVLDRLSNLSHRM from the coding sequence ATGACAGCAACTAAGCTTTTTCGCACCTTAATTGTAGATGACGAACCCGATGCAGTAGAAGTATTGGAAAGTATGATTCAGGAAGTTTCTCACGAACTGGAAATCGTGGGACGAGCCCATTCCATCAAAGAAGCGGAAGCGCTTTTGCGTACCCTTGAAGTGGATCTCGTATTTCTCGATATTCAAATGCCTGGTGGAACCGGATTTGATTTGCTTAAAAGGGTCCAGGATCTTCACTTCCATACCGTTTTTGTGAGTGCCTATGCCAATCATGCCATCGATGCGATAAAGTTTCATGCCTTGGCCTATATCCTGAAGCCCGTTGCAGCAGAAGATTTGAAAGAAGCGCTTCAACGAGTAAAGGATGAAGCCCTGAATCAAATGATCGTGAAGTACGACGCACTGCTCCAAAACCTCGAACAATCACCCACCCGAAAGATTGCCATCCCTACAGGTAAAGGCTATCGCTACTTTGAGGCCAACGATATCATTCGGGTAGAAGCCAGTAAAAACTATTCTAACGTATTTACTACCGATTCGGAGACACCCATTCTGGTTTCGAAAAACCTCAAGCAGTTTGAAAACTTTCTGTCCAATTATGGTTTTCTCAGAATTCACCATGGTCACCTGATCAACCCCTTTCATGTGAAGGAATACGTTCGCCAGGAAGGAGGCTCCGTTCAGCTGTCAGATGGGCTTACTGTCTATATAGGGCAGAGCTACCGCCAGCAGGTGCTTGATCGGCTGAGTAATCTATCGCATCGGATGTGA
- a CDS encoding FAD-dependent oxidoreductase: protein MTREEFIKRCALMGVGITLAPTLLAGCRKEDELNVQFTGKTIVIGAGAAGLMAGYTLQRHGANFEILEASSIYGGRVKKLENFADFPIDLGAEWIHSKPRVFSRLIDDESKPGSVDLIPYKLNTYYQWNKGKLQRRNWAATFYGEYKFKRSTWYDFFENYIVPSFAKKITYNTPITRIDYSSSLVEVVDQNGITHTADRVILTVPLAILQKGFIGFTPPLPEEKVNAMNEVSIPPGLKVFMKFSKKFYPDLVSVGDMIFGDGGERLYYDAAFKKDSPEHVLALFNVGDSASDFTELNSAQEVLDAVLAELDQIFDGQASQYYLSGVVQNWSAEPYIQGSYSFAGSRHRQRIEKMNSSISDRLYFAGEAMHPDEWSTVHGAGFSGVTAAQDVLKTA from the coding sequence ATGACCCGGGAAGAATTTATAAAACGATGTGCCTTAATGGGTGTGGGTATCACACTGGCCCCTACTCTGCTCGCTGGCTGTAGGAAGGAAGATGAACTCAATGTACAATTTACGGGTAAAACCATTGTTATTGGAGCCGGTGCTGCCGGATTGATGGCGGGCTATACCTTACAGCGTCATGGAGCCAATTTTGAAATCCTCGAAGCTTCATCGATTTACGGTGGTCGGGTGAAGAAGCTGGAAAACTTTGCCGATTTTCCCATTGATTTGGGAGCCGAATGGATTCACAGCAAACCACGGGTATTTAGCCGACTCATTGATGATGAAAGTAAACCGGGCAGTGTAGACCTGATCCCCTACAAACTCAATACCTACTACCAATGGAATAAAGGAAAACTCCAACGCAGAAACTGGGCGGCCACCTTTTATGGGGAATACAAATTCAAGCGGTCGACCTGGTATGATTTCTTTGAAAACTATATCGTCCCGTCATTTGCCAAAAAAATCACCTACAACACGCCCATTACTCGTATCGACTACAGCTCCTCTTTGGTCGAAGTGGTGGATCAAAATGGAATAACCCATACCGCCGATCGGGTCATATTAACGGTTCCTCTGGCCATCCTTCAAAAGGGGTTTATTGGATTCACCCCTCCCCTTCCGGAAGAAAAGGTCAACGCAATGAACGAAGTTTCGATTCCTCCGGGACTTAAGGTATTCATGAAGTTTTCGAAAAAGTTTTACCCGGATTTAGTTTCGGTGGGTGACATGATTTTTGGAGATGGTGGTGAACGATTGTATTACGACGCAGCCTTTAAAAAGGATAGCCCCGAGCACGTTTTAGCCCTCTTTAATGTGGGTGATTCTGCGAGCGATTTTACCGAGTTGAATTCTGCTCAGGAAGTCCTGGATGCCGTTCTGGCTGAGTTGGATCAAATATTCGATGGCCAAGCCAGTCAATATTACCTGAGTGGCGTGGTTCAAAATTGGTCGGCCGAACCCTACATTCAGGGATCCTACAGTTTCGCTGGAAGTAGACACCGGCAGCGAATTGAAAAAATGAACTCTTCGATTAGCGATCGTCTGTATTTCGCTGGAGAAGCCATGCATCCTGACGAGTGGTCTACCGTTCATGGAGCTGGATTTTCAGGTGTTACCGCCGCTCAAGATGTTTTGAAAACAGCCTAA
- a CDS encoding trypsin-like serine protease, translating into MKTKLLLLLFMGSIPWMTIQAQTGGDGILTDQVKRLEPQAVFTFPEQDVEAFRRLIAEDETGSLIGNSAELTINMDNYEVQVDEKTGEVYRLIAIDVERPELYSAITLYFKELDLQGADKVSIVTGNGGEGAFIKTLDRKYNKDKGAYALGFIPISTERIFLKVTGKTPKVSLEGVGYFFRTTAVGIPGWGSLNSSIECIRSENVNCPEYSYWCDEKRSVFKMCMTHQDGRTFICSGALVVNERYDGAPLALTADHCVENKRNELTIYMFNYESPDCSNQHGPITQTVSGSELLAHHEKSDYAILRLTDDIPKEYNVFYAGWTNNQFSGTNDNPTWGVGIHHPSGDIKKVVSFDEKLRKKYVRIGNPKRYTWRVKHSKGGIEGGSSGSPLFQGNKELIGQLSGGAIGEECVKSYYGRFHRSWHHYGLSFVLNPNGDHTGSSKHYIESMVGYDPCVPNYAFTDATDLHTSANVDFQNYSGTAPRRYNGVYVTSGGILASQNVQIQSSTYVEFDAGTTIQLKPGFHAKTGSDFFAHIDGCKPECGRPYGQYKSEPVDNDNAYDGVGIFEGEVLVLEEDPPEELDDGEHEYFDYDIEEEPEGELELITDQVHIFPNPAAIDYEVEYSGDDLEKIQVYSATGILLYEMEAREGQNLYKVHIEEETSFHVVHVITQRGVIVKQVGIAQ; encoded by the coding sequence ATGAAAACGAAATTACTCTTGCTGCTCTTTATGGGCAGTATACCCTGGATGACTATCCAGGCTCAAACGGGGGGAGATGGTATCCTCACCGATCAGGTAAAACGATTAGAACCACAAGCCGTATTTACATTCCCAGAACAAGATGTGGAAGCTTTTCGGCGGTTGATTGCTGAAGATGAGACTGGAAGTTTAATCGGAAACTCAGCCGAGCTAACCATCAATATGGACAATTATGAAGTTCAAGTGGATGAAAAGACCGGAGAAGTCTATCGATTGATAGCCATTGATGTGGAGCGGCCAGAGCTCTATTCAGCTATAACCCTATACTTCAAGGAGCTTGATTTACAAGGGGCTGACAAGGTATCCATTGTTACTGGAAACGGCGGCGAAGGAGCATTCATTAAGACCCTCGATCGCAAATACAATAAGGATAAAGGAGCCTATGCATTAGGATTCATTCCTATTTCTACAGAACGCATCTTCCTAAAAGTTACTGGAAAGACCCCTAAGGTATCTCTCGAAGGAGTAGGTTACTTCTTTAGAACCACAGCCGTAGGAATTCCAGGTTGGGGAAGCTTGAACTCTTCCATCGAATGCATTCGTTCAGAAAATGTAAACTGTCCTGAATACAGCTATTGGTGCGATGAAAAGCGATCCGTCTTTAAGATGTGTATGACCCATCAAGATGGACGTACCTTCATTTGCAGCGGTGCTTTGGTGGTGAATGAAAGATACGATGGAGCTCCTCTGGCGCTCACAGCAGATCATTGCGTGGAGAACAAAAGAAATGAGCTGACCATTTACATGTTCAACTATGAAAGCCCGGATTGTAGTAATCAACACGGTCCTATTACCCAAACTGTTTCCGGTTCGGAACTTCTGGCTCATCATGAAAAATCCGATTATGCCATTCTGCGTTTAACCGATGATATTCCCAAGGAATACAATGTGTTCTATGCCGGTTGGACCAATAATCAATTTTCCGGAACGAATGATAATCCAACCTGGGGCGTAGGTATTCATCATCCGAGTGGTGACATCAAGAAGGTGGTTTCCTTTGATGAAAAACTTCGCAAGAAATATGTGCGAATCGGCAATCCAAAGCGCTATACCTGGAGAGTAAAACACTCTAAAGGAGGAATAGAAGGCGGTTCATCAGGGTCTCCTTTATTTCAAGGCAACAAAGAGTTGATCGGACAACTCTCTGGAGGTGCAATAGGCGAAGAGTGCGTAAAAAGCTACTATGGAAGATTTCACCGTAGCTGGCATCATTACGGATTGTCTTTTGTATTGAATCCTAACGGAGATCATACCGGATCCTCTAAGCACTACATCGAAAGCATGGTTGGATATGACCCTTGTGTACCCAACTACGCCTTTACTGATGCAACCGATTTACACACCAGTGCCAATGTAGATTTTCAAAACTATTCTGGAACGGCTCCTCGGCGATACAATGGAGTGTATGTAACCTCAGGAGGAATTTTAGCTTCTCAGAATGTTCAAATTCAATCCAGTACTTATGTCGAATTTGATGCGGGAACCACGATTCAGCTAAAACCCGGTTTTCACGCCAAAACGGGAAGTGATTTTTTCGCTCATATCGATGGTTGTAAACCAGAATGTGGAAGGCCCTACGGACAGTACAAATCAGAACCGGTAGACAACGACAATGCCTACGACGGCGTTGGAATTTTTGAAGGTGAAGTGTTGGTTCTTGAAGAAGATCCACCCGAAGAGTTGGATGACGGAGAGCATGAATACTTCGACTATGATATTGAAGAAGAACCTGAAGGTGAGTTAGAACTCATTACCGATCAGGTACACATCTTCCCTAATCCTGCTGCTATCGACTATGAGGTTGAATATTCAGGGGATGATTTAGAGAAGATTCAGGTTTATTCTGCAACGGGTATCTTGCTTTATGAAATGGAAGCCCGGGAAGGACAGAACCTGTACAAGGTTCATATTGAAGAAGAAACTTCCTTTCATGTAGTTCATGTAATCACTCAACGAGGTGTGATCGTGAAGCAAGTGGGAATTGCTCAATAA
- a CDS encoding histidine kinase yields the protein MAVFADDDQLYYGTKDGRLYTYNKANDRLDLILETGSEVQFIEKSRETLLAGIKWVPGANQKRVDSIFLLTAWDAWSETGKDSIWLYGQKKGWEENLYPIAFIDRYEGHYYRQIESILEWNNVLYAGGREGLYQLPKPGLNDWSFIESFNAYWIVDMTAADKYLFCATKGHGVVVFDGENSWTISTQDGLPLNHIETILTENDSVIWLGCKRGLVRMSWSDTPKEVELVSIDSKDGLISNEVNDLSISGKTLWVGTHTGLSFFQTDIDFSIKAAPEIYLEQLIVNDSVCSLESHPVFKSDSRVFDFHFTGLSFRSAQQMNYLYRLKGFDEDWNETTNRSVRYMLPGGQYTFEVWAQNSSGNWSDKAVSYSFEVLLPVWQRPWFIALVVLFIMGSAWILFRWRIRILRRQNQLELQMARSQHAALTAQLKPHFIFNALNSIHNFIRKNDKESSSKYLTLFSKLIRQILVNSNQTVVSLKEEMDLLEKYLEIEQLRFKDRMTYEIVIDPDIQLEEVRIPTQLIQPYVENAIWHGIMNKEGKGHIQLRLTLKGKELHCQVEDNGVGRQASESMKSNLITHKSTGMDSGQQRLELIRSILKRPASVEVEDLVNDKNEPLGTRIIIILPLISHDSN from the coding sequence ATGGCGGTTTTTGCGGATGACGATCAATTGTACTATGGAACCAAGGATGGACGATTGTACACCTACAACAAGGCGAATGACCGGTTGGATTTGATCCTGGAGACCGGAAGTGAAGTTCAGTTTATTGAGAAATCCCGAGAAACACTATTGGCAGGGATAAAGTGGGTGCCCGGAGCTAATCAAAAAAGGGTGGATTCCATTTTTTTGCTCACCGCCTGGGATGCCTGGAGTGAAACCGGCAAGGATTCGATATGGTTGTATGGCCAAAAGAAAGGATGGGAGGAGAACCTCTATCCCATAGCGTTTATAGATCGCTATGAGGGTCATTACTACCGGCAAATTGAATCTATTTTGGAGTGGAATAATGTCCTGTATGCCGGTGGTCGAGAAGGACTTTATCAGTTGCCCAAACCCGGGTTAAACGATTGGAGTTTTATAGAGAGCTTCAACGCCTATTGGATTGTAGATATGACCGCCGCAGACAAGTATCTTTTCTGTGCGACCAAAGGGCATGGAGTAGTGGTGTTTGATGGCGAAAACAGCTGGACGATTTCCACGCAGGATGGACTTCCCCTCAATCACATTGAAACCATTTTGACGGAAAACGATAGTGTCATTTGGTTGGGCTGTAAGCGTGGCTTAGTTCGGATGTCCTGGTCAGATACTCCAAAAGAGGTTGAGCTGGTTTCCATTGATTCTAAAGATGGTTTGATATCCAATGAGGTCAATGATTTGTCCATTTCTGGAAAAACACTTTGGGTAGGAACCCACACGGGCTTGAGCTTCTTCCAAACGGATATCGATTTTTCCATCAAGGCGGCACCTGAAATATACCTGGAGCAGTTAATCGTTAATGACTCGGTTTGCTCTTTGGAAAGCCATCCTGTTTTCAAAAGTGATTCTCGGGTTTTTGATTTTCATTTTACCGGACTGAGTTTTCGAAGTGCTCAACAGATGAACTATCTGTACCGGCTAAAGGGCTTTGACGAAGACTGGAATGAAACCACCAACCGTTCTGTTCGATACATGCTTCCCGGAGGTCAATATACCTTCGAAGTATGGGCACAGAATAGCAGCGGTAATTGGAGTGATAAAGCGGTAAGCTATTCCTTTGAAGTATTGCTCCCGGTGTGGCAACGACCCTGGTTCATTGCCTTAGTTGTCCTGTTCATTATGGGAAGTGCGTGGATTTTGTTTCGGTGGCGTATCCGAATTTTGAGGCGGCAGAATCAATTGGAATTACAAATGGCCCGATCTCAACATGCGGCCCTTACTGCTCAACTTAAACCGCATTTTATTTTTAACGCCCTCAATTCCATCCACAATTTCATCCGTAAAAACGACAAGGAATCATCCAGTAAATACCTGACCCTTTTTTCCAAACTCATCCGACAGATTCTGGTCAATTCCAATCAAACCGTGGTTAGCCTAAAGGAGGAAATGGACCTGCTGGAAAAGTACCTGGAAATTGAGCAATTGCGGTTTAAAGATCGCATGACCTACGAAATTGTAATTGACCCCGACATTCAACTTGAAGAGGTTCGGATCCCCACTCAACTTATTCAGCCCTATGTGGAAAATGCCATTTGGCACGGCATTATGAATAAGGAAGGGAAGGGACATATCCAGCTGCGCCTCACCTTAAAAGGGAAGGAATTACACTGCCAGGTTGAAGACAACGGTGTTGGGCGCCAAGCGTCTGAATCTATGAAATCGAATTTGATTACCCACAAATCCACCGGAATGGATTCGGGCCAACAGCGCTTGGAGCTTATCCGATCCATTCTAAAACGCCCGGCCAGTGTGGAAGTGGAAGATTTGGTCAACGACAAGAATGAACCTTTAGGAACTCGAATAATTATCATTTTACCCCTTATAAGCCATGACAGCAACTAA
- a CDS encoding T9SS type A sorting domain-containing protein, whose translation MKTKLLLLLFLGSIPWVVTQAQNGGEGILVDHVQSLESQATHVLPEQDLDAFRNMVVQNPGVSYAGRSAEMVINFDNYDIRTDEHTGEKYRLVSLNLERNDRYSAVILYFENFDLQGSDKFSIVTGADNENGYTRTYSRRNNQNKGAYASGFIPVTTETVYMKLSGSSSKVTVSNVGYIYKSAAVGVPGYSGLNNSRDCIRSENINCPEYSEWCDPKRSVFKMCMVDANGTMFYASGALINNERKDGAPLALTAAHNIRKIENEKTIFMFNYESPNCSNLEGILNHTVQGSVVLDSAWKTDYAALRITEDIPKEYNVFYAGWNNDTYSGGGNNPLEGAAITHPLGDIKKITTFKKRLKKKTRPFPNGQKVWKMKVDKGGAQDGSSGGPLFTSNKRIVGQVKGPDQKVNDPWCKAHLYGRFYVSWHKYGLSWILNPNGTHSGDTKFYLKYMDGHDPCVPNYYFTDATDLHTSANVTFANYAGTWPRTYNGVYVTSGGIAASQSVAIQPNTYVEFDAGTQVELKPGFHAKTGSEFLAHVDGCIPQCGRPYGEYKTEPISNTDPNHGVGIFEGEELDYDENSPEEIDDTEYEGYEDDWDEEGPEEAPTSDMVNIFPNPAAVNYTVEFNGENLERIEIYSSTGILLQVIEAEEGQNQYAVQIEETTAFHVVHVITQQGVIVEQVGIAQ comes from the coding sequence ATGAAAACGAAATTACTCTTGCTGCTGTTCCTCGGCAGTATACCCTGGGTTGTCACCCAGGCACAGAATGGAGGAGAAGGAATCCTCGTAGATCACGTACAAAGCTTAGAATCTCAAGCTACCCACGTACTTCCGGAGCAAGACCTGGATGCTTTTAGGAATATGGTGGTTCAAAACCCCGGCGTATCCTATGCAGGAAGGTCGGCTGAAATGGTGATCAACTTTGATAATTACGACATCCGAACCGATGAGCATACAGGCGAAAAATACCGCCTGGTATCCTTGAATTTGGAACGTAACGATCGATATTCGGCGGTCATATTGTATTTCGAAAATTTCGATTTACAAGGATCGGACAAGTTTTCCATCGTTACCGGAGCGGACAATGAGAATGGTTATACAAGAACCTATAGCCGTAGAAACAATCAGAATAAGGGAGCTTATGCCTCCGGTTTTATTCCAGTGACTACAGAAACGGTTTATATGAAGCTTTCAGGAAGTTCCTCCAAAGTGACGGTTTCTAATGTTGGTTATATCTACAAGAGCGCTGCCGTTGGAGTGCCAGGGTATTCCGGGTTAAACAATTCCAGGGATTGTATTCGTTCAGAGAATATTAACTGCCCTGAATATAGTGAATGGTGTGATCCCAAAAGGTCTGTTTTTAAAATGTGTATGGTTGATGCAAACGGAACAATGTTTTATGCAAGTGGAGCTTTAATAAACAACGAACGAAAAGATGGAGCTCCCTTGGCCTTGACGGCTGCACACAACATTCGTAAAATAGAAAATGAAAAGACCATTTTTATGTTCAACTACGAGAGCCCCAATTGTAGCAATTTGGAAGGTATTCTAAATCATACGGTTCAAGGATCGGTGGTGCTCGATAGTGCTTGGAAAACGGATTACGCGGCCCTCAGAATTACGGAAGATATTCCAAAAGAATACAATGTTTTCTATGCCGGTTGGAATAATGATACCTACTCAGGAGGAGGAAACAATCCTTTAGAAGGCGCGGCTATTACTCATCCCCTAGGTGACATAAAAAAAATAACCACTTTCAAAAAAAGATTGAAAAAGAAAACTAGACCCTTCCCAAATGGGCAAAAGGTTTGGAAGATGAAGGTAGACAAGGGAGGAGCTCAGGATGGCTCGTCCGGAGGGCCATTATTTACCAGTAACAAAAGAATTGTAGGTCAAGTTAAAGGGCCAGACCAAAAAGTCAATGATCCGTGGTGCAAGGCGCATCTTTACGGAAGGTTCTATGTGAGTTGGCATAAATACGGTCTATCCTGGATTCTCAATCCCAACGGAACTCACAGTGGAGATACCAAGTTTTACCTTAAGTATATGGATGGCCATGATCCCTGTGTTCCAAACTACTACTTTACTGACGCTACAGATCTTCATACAAGTGCCAATGTTACCTTCGCTAATTATGCAGGGACCTGGCCTCGTACCTACAATGGAGTATATGTAACCTCGGGTGGAATTGCGGCCTCTCAAAGTGTAGCCATTCAGCCCAATACTTACGTTGAATTTGATGCAGGAACTCAGGTTGAATTGAAGCCTGGGTTTCATGCTAAAACAGGAAGTGAATTCCTGGCTCATGTTGATGGATGTATCCCTCAATGTGGAAGACCTTATGGAGAATATAAAACAGAGCCCATTTCTAACACAGATCCAAACCATGGTGTTGGAATTTTCGAAGGCGAGGAACTGGATTATGATGAAAATTCTCCGGAAGAAATCGACGATACAGAATACGAAGGTTACGAAGATGATTGGGATGAAGAAGGTCCGGAAGAGGCTCCAACGAGCGATATGGTCAATATCTTCCCCAATCCAGCAGCAGTGAACTATACGGTTGAATTCAACGGTGAAAACCTGGAGAGAATTGAAATCTATTCTTCTACCGGAATCCTGCTTCAGGTCATAGAGGCGGAAGAAGGACAAAATCAGTACGCAGTACAGATCGAAGAAACTACAGCCTTCCACGTAGTTCATGTAATTACTCAGCAAGGTGTTATAGTGGAGCAAGTGGGAATTGCTCAATAA
- a CDS encoding T9SS type A sorting domain-containing protein: MKSYFALILLCFWGGSLHAQGWGESGSCNVNVHDPGYSNNTLLRSRVVNATVKWAGCTGTLINRNTSDGSVGYYILTAEHCIDGKNMNLEYDIYFNYQSPDASNNSTEPSNRGVTSGQSTNFSQNSRHYHHRSKLRVVGDYKWGDLALLEIVTPVPPHFNFTYAGWLSSRFYNGPFTSTPGVGYPTRYVGVHHPEGDIKKISGVNNILWLENPVATHCYTITRVIDVLFGWIWQRRTVTTVICRYVDNPWMVVPNFSYGVVEPGSSGSGMFNTFNREIGVLSGGASQCGFPLLESYGKLYSNYGNRDIRSALNPNYDPWVDLLGLPDRKVTCYHSLNLPGGAPGSTGYYFPAKDYGPNNKVLLRAQTNINTTEDIIIFEDADYEFVAGNGITLGKGFHAKNQSNFRASIAPCTPQMKSTPEQRAMDKLDQIELPESKQFDITQYLSDEELENYQKAESIQVYPNPNNGRFQLRLPDNGVGEYQMEITSLEGKKVIQRTLDGSESHHEVNLESFESGVYILRVHNSEMIWTERIIKE; this comes from the coding sequence ATGAAAAGTTATTTTGCACTAATTCTTCTTTGCTTTTGGGGTGGAAGTCTTCACGCTCAGGGCTGGGGAGAATCTGGATCTTGCAATGTAAATGTGCACGATCCTGGATACTCAAATAATACTCTGTTAAGGTCAAGAGTCGTGAATGCTACTGTAAAATGGGCAGGATGTACCGGTACCTTAATTAACCGCAATACCAGTGATGGGAGTGTGGGTTATTATATTCTAACAGCTGAACATTGTATAGATGGCAAGAATATGAATCTTGAATACGATATCTACTTCAATTATCAGAGTCCCGATGCGTCGAACAATTCTACTGAGCCAAGTAATAGAGGAGTCACCTCCGGACAGTCGACTAATTTTTCTCAAAATAGTCGTCATTACCATCATCGTTCTAAGTTGAGAGTAGTGGGTGATTACAAGTGGGGTGATTTAGCTCTTTTGGAGATTGTGACGCCAGTTCCTCCTCACTTTAACTTTACGTACGCAGGATGGTTATCCAGTAGGTTTTATAATGGGCCATTTACCTCAACTCCGGGTGTAGGTTACCCAACAAGGTATGTAGGGGTTCATCATCCTGAAGGAGATATCAAGAAAATTAGTGGTGTCAACAATATTTTGTGGTTGGAAAACCCCGTAGCTACACATTGTTATACAATCACACGGGTAATTGATGTGCTCTTTGGTTGGATTTGGCAAAGAAGGACTGTGACTACAGTAATTTGTAGGTATGTGGATAACCCCTGGATGGTTGTCCCTAATTTTAGTTACGGAGTAGTTGAGCCAGGCTCTTCAGGGTCAGGGATGTTTAATACCTTCAATCGAGAAATCGGTGTTTTGTCAGGTGGAGCATCTCAATGTGGTTTTCCGTTACTTGAGAGTTATGGTAAACTATATTCAAATTATGGAAACCGTGATATTAGAAGCGCGCTCAATCCAAATTATGACCCTTGGGTAGATTTATTAGGCTTGCCTGATCGCAAGGTTACCTGTTACCACAGTCTAAATCTTCCAGGAGGGGCACCTGGCTCAACAGGATATTACTTCCCTGCAAAAGATTATGGTCCGAACAACAAAGTCCTACTTCGTGCTCAAACGAATATCAACACTACTGAAGATATCATCATTTTTGAGGACGCCGATTATGAGTTTGTCGCTGGAAATGGAATCACTTTAGGAAAAGGGTTTCACGCCAAAAATCAAAGTAATTTTCGAGCGAGCATAGCCCCTTGTACACCTCAAATGAAGAGTACACCTGAACAGCGAGCCATGGATAAATTGGATCAGATCGAATTACCGGAATCCAAGCAATTTGATATAACTCAGTATTTGTCGGATGAGGAGTTAGAAAACTATCAAAAAGCAGAATCAATCCAGGTCTATCCCAATCCTAATAATGGACGATTTCAGCTAAGATTACCCGACAATGGAGTGGGTGAATACCAAATGGAAATCACCTCCTTGGAGGGTAAAAAGGTCATTCAACGTACTTTGGATGGATCTGAATCACACCACGAGGTTAATTTAGAATCCTTCGAATCCGGAGTCTACATTTTACGCGTGCACAATTCGGAAATGATTTGGACGGAAAGAATCATCAAAGAATAA